The Perca fluviatilis chromosome 2, GENO_Pfluv_1.0, whole genome shotgun sequence genome includes a region encoding these proteins:
- the rtn4rl1b gene encoding reticulon-4 receptor-like 1b yields the protein MFKRGCGLEFLLVLCGLEFSWSCPRHCICYTAPSTVTCQAHNFLSVPEGIPPDSERIFLQNNKIHRLLRGHFSSNTVTLWIYSNNITYIEPSTFHGFTLLEELDLGDNRHLRTLAEDTFHGLNRLNALHLYRCGLSSLPNNIFQGLRNLQYLYLQDNHLKFLQDDTFMDLHNLSHLFLHGNRLWSLNQNTFRGLRALDRLLLHQNQIEWVDRLAFHDLKRLTTLYLFNNTLIQLSGQCLDTLPALEYLRLNDNPWSCDCKALSLWEWLKRFRGSTSSVSCQAPADMVGKDLKELRKEDFPNCSPTVPNSESRAQTNNLSGTVNPSLNRGVVVGSGGQTHIVHPSRPGRSRNCTKPRNRVSKGKGDNEVHHSKEVMADKEDSSPDFTDGGKHDHTSPDGTITRRKHKCTPRTTVRPPSGVQQANNRATLSQSLLHVCALFVALITTNIDFILR from the exons GCTGTGGGCTGGAGTTCCTGCTGGTTCTCTGTGGGCTCGAGTTTTCCTGGTCCTGCCCCCGTCACTGTATATGCTACACTGCACCCAGCACCGTCACCTGCCAAGCCCATAACTTCCTGTCGGTCCCCGAAGGCATTCCTCCTGACAGTGAGCGCATCTTCTTACAGAACAATAAAATCCATCGCTTACTTCGGGGCCACTTCAGTTCCAACACTGTCACTCTCTGGATCTACTCCAATAACATCACATACATTGAGCCGTCCACCTTCCACGGCTTCACGTTGCTCGAGGAGCTGGATCTGGGAGACAACCGCCACCTGCGCACCTTGGCTGAAGACACCTTTCACGGGCTGAATCGCCTCAATGCGCTTCACCTGTACCGTTGTGGGCTCAGTTCACTACCTAATAACATCTTCCAAGGCCTCAGAAACCTGCAGTATCTCTACTTGCAG GATAATCATCTGAAGTTCCTGCAGGATGACACATTTATGGACCTCCACAACCTCAGCCACCTGTTCCTGCATGGAAACCGTCTGtggagcctgaaccagaacacCTTCAGAGGCCTTCGAGCCTTGGACCGACTGCTTCTGCACCAAAACCAGATCGAGTGGGTTGACCGCCTGGCCTTCCATGACTTGAAACGTCTCACCACCCTCTACCTGTTCAACAACACCCTGATACAGCTGTCCGGACAGTGCCTGGACACACTGCCGGCACTGGAATACCTGCGCCTCAACGACAACCCCTGGTCGTGTGACTGCAAGGCCCTGTCGCTATGGGAATGGCTGAAGCGTTTCCGAGGTTCGACATCTTCAGTGAGTTGCCAGGCTCCGGCCGATATGGTTGGGAAAGACCTCAAGGAGCTGCGCAAGGAGGACTTCCCCAACTGTTCACCCACTGTACCTAATTCTGAGTCCAGAGCCCAGACTAACAATTTATCTGGCACGGTGAATCCGTCTTTGAATCGTGGTGTAGTGGTGGGCTCTGGAGGGCAGACCCACATAGTGCACCCCTCGAGGCCTGGCCGTTCTCGGAACTGCACAAAGCCTCGTAACAGGGTGAGCAAGGGGAAGGGTGACAATGAGGTTCACCACTCAAAGGAGGTCATGGCAGACAAGGAGGATTCCTCCCCGGATTTCACAGACGGGGGCAAACATGACCACACGTCCCCAGATGGCACCATCACACGGAGGAAGCACAAGTGCACTCCCCGGACCACTGTTCGCCCCCCTAGTGGGGTTCAGCAAGCCAACAATAGGGCAACCCTATCCCAATCATTACTACATGTCTGTGCCCTCTTTGTAGCCTTGATAACGACCAATATTGACTTCATTCTCCGTTGA